From Carettochelys insculpta isolate YL-2023 chromosome 22, ASM3395843v1, whole genome shotgun sequence, one genomic window encodes:
- the DAXX gene encoding death domain-associated protein 6 isoform X2 — protein MVDKVDSSIIILEDEEEVPASTSREPPGDTPASPQPSEAPNKNTEPVAQDGGSFKAENERLFAEFMECCGRLTEEHPEVIPFLASRHQKASAEFLASAEFRNVLGRCLTRVQSRRSKVYVYINELCTVLKAHTQRRKVVLSLAPATSSQPESAPPEEAAAAEGDGPAGQRGAGSKRQIRYLENLLRVFMREIQRLQEQELDLAELDNENSAYLQESRLKRKMMHIFERLCQLKQCSSLTGRVIEQRIPYRGTRYPEVNRRIERFINRPDVFPDYTDILKVIQKASARHSLGLAKRQMRNMALDAFREVGNRLQERRHLDLVYNFGSHLTDEYQPDMDPARRDVTLARRLRENREVALTRLDSVIVHYAQLQEESEEEERVRRRAAQARGSTTPRQQEGLLPPPCPVAPDPGEGQPCTQPAHVSPSTSTASHWATAGIEDDQDEDEDSEEEEPSSDTDIEEELQQSQEAGEEEDEDAAMQEAADEDTAADQEDQCMELGLEPLPCSSGGEDLDDEDEEEEDEEEDEEEESLPHAESEEPLPPKESEEEGALASPVQEEFVLEIETLPLELSETPPPSPQTAGGSEATPKVAPLSPEPSETTPLGPPSPENISSQTEHGSLEEPPSLSMKQESGSTGDSGLRTLPSATRRWPSVSKSPLVWPLENGGSIISSTSFNGSTEPPACKRGRRELPCGDSGCIEVHSIGSEDEDEDLELPLVGQPPCSSLPDSTRADSPFQSLVSSSQGSPQQGQRFLPKPCKASVATQCDPEEIIILSDSD, from the exons TGGACAGCAGCATCATCATcctggaggatgaggaggaggtgccAGCATCTACATCCAGGGAGCCTCCTGGAGacacccctgcctccccccagcccagtgaGGCACCAAACAAAAACACGGAGCCTGTGGCCCAGGATGGTGGCAGCTTCAAGGCTGAGAATGAGCGGCTCTTTGCAGAG TTCATGGAGTGCTGCGGCCGGCTGACGGAGGAGCACCCGGAGGTGATCCCGTTCCTGGCCAGCCGGCACCAGAAAGCCAGTGCTGAGTTCTTGGCCTCAGCTGAGTTCCGCAACGTGCTGGGACGCTGCTTGACGCGCGTGCAGAGCAGGCGCAGcaaagtctatgtctacattaaCGAGCTGTGCACCGTGCTCAAGGCCCATACGCAGCGCCGCAAGGTGGTGCTCAGCTTGGCTCCTgccacctccagccagcctgAGTCAGCGCCACCTGAGGAGGCGGCAGCAGCTGAGGGCGATGGGCCAGCGGGGCAGCGGGGCGCTGGCTCCAAGAGGCAGATCCGCTACCTGGAGAACCTACTGCGTGTTTTCATGCGGGAGATCcagcggctgcaggagcaggagctggaccTGGCCGAGCTGGACAATGAGAATTCGGCCTACCTGCAAGAGAGCCGGCTCAAGCGCAAGATGATGCACATCTTCGAGCGGCTCTGCCAGCTCAAGCAGTGCAGCAGCCTGACGGGCCGGGTGATCGAGCAGCGCATCCCCTACCGGGGCACCCGCTACCCAGAAGTCAACCGGCGCATCGAGCGCTTCATCAACCGCCCCGACGTCTTCCCTGACTATACGGACATCCTCAAGGTGATCCAGAAGGCCAGTGCCCGCCACAGCCTGGGCCTGGCCAAGCGCCAGATGCGGAACATGGCACTGGATGCCTTCCGGGAAGTGGGCAACCGCCTGCAGGAGCGGCGCCACTTGGACCTGGTGTACAACTTTGGTAGCCACCTTACCGATGAGTACCAGCCCG ACATGGACCCCGCCCGGAGGGATGTCACGCTGGCCCGGAGGCTGCGAGAGAACCGTGAGGTGGCGCTGACACGACTGGACAGTGTCATCGTACACTATgcccagctgcaggaagagagtgaggaggaggagcgTGTCCGCAGGAGAGCAGCCCAGGCCCGGGGCAGTACCACTCCCcggcagcaggaggggctgctgcccccaccctgccctgtggccccagacccaggggaggggcagccctgcacGCAG CCTGCCCACGTCAGCCCCAGCACAAGTACTGCAAGCCACTGGGCTACTGCAGGCATTGAGGATGACCAGGATGAGGACGAGGACTCAGAGGAGGAAGAGCCCTCATCAGACACGGACATcgaggaggagctgcagcagagccaagaagcaggggaggaggaggacgaggatgCTGCCATGCAAG AAGCAGCAGATGAGGACACAGCAGCAGATCAGGAAGACCAGTGCATGGAGCTGGGTCTGGAGCCGCTGCCGTGCTCATCAGGCGGGGAGGATCTGGATgatgaggatgaggaggaggaggatgaagaggagGATGAAGAAGAGGAGTCCCTGCCCCATGCAGAGAGCGAggaacccctgccccccaaggagTCGGAGGAGGAGGGAGCGCTGGCCAGCCCAGTGCAGGAGGAGTTTGTGCTGGAGATTGAGACACTGCCCTTGGAACTCAGTGAGacaccacctccctccccacaaactGCTGGGGGCTCTGAGGCCACCCCCAAGGTCGCTCCCTTGTCCCCCGAGCCCTCTGAGACCACCCCTCTGGGTCCACCCTCTCCTGAGAACATCTCTTCCCAGACTGAGCATGGTTCCCTGGAGGAGCCTCCTAGCCTTTCCATGAAGCAGGAGAGTGGCAGCACAGGGGACTCTGGGCTCCGGACTCTGCCCTCTGCCACGAGAAGGTGGCCATCTGTCTCCAAGAGCCCCCTTGTCTGGCCCTTGGAGAATGGGGGCAGCATCATCAGCTCCACCAGCTTCAATGGCAGTACTGAGCCCCCAGCCTGCAAGAGGGGACGCCGAGAGCTGCCCTGTGGtgacag TGGCTGCATAGAGGTTCACAGCATTGGCTcagaggatgaggatgaggacTTGGAGCTGCCACTCGTGGGCCAGCCACCCTGCAGCTCTTTGCCTGACTCCACCCGCGCTGACTCACCCTTCCAGAGCTTGGtcagcagctcccagggcagcccgCAGCAGGGCCAGCGCttcctgcccaagccctgcaag GCCAGCGTGGCGACCCAGTGTGACCCGGAGGAGATCATCATCCTGTCGGACTCGGATTAG
- the DAXX gene encoding death domain-associated protein 6 isoform X5, whose protein sequence is MATTVDSSIIILEDEEEVPASTSREPPGDTPASPQPSEAPNKNTEPVAQDGGSFKAENERLFAEFMECCGRLTEEHPEVIPFLASRHQKASAEFLASAEFRNVLGRCLTRVQSRRSKVYVYINELCTVLKAHTQRRKVVLSLAPATSSQPESAPPEEAAAAEGDGPAGQRGAGSKRQIRYLENLLRVFMREIQRLQEQELDLAELDNENSAYLQESRLKRKMMHIFERLCQLKQCSSLTGRVIEQRIPYRGTRYPEVNRRIERFINRPDVFPDYTDILKVIQKASARHSLGLAKRQMRNMALDAFREVGNRLQERRHLDLVYNFGSHLTDEYQPDMDPARRDVTLARRLRENREVALTRLDSVIVHYAQLQEESEEEERVRRRAAQARGSTTPRQQEGLLPPPCPVAPDPGEGQPCTQPAHVSPSTSTASHWATAGIEDDQDEDEDSEEEEPSSDTDIEEELQQSQEAGEEEDEDAAMQEAADEDTAADQEDQCMELGLEPLPCSSGGEDLDDEDEEEEDEEEDEEEESLPHAESEEPLPPKESEEEGALASPVQEEFVLEIETLPLELMAA, encoded by the exons ATGGCCACCACAGTGGACAGCAGCATCATCATcctggaggatgaggaggaggtgccAGCATCTACATCCAGGGAGCCTCCTGGAGacacccctgcctccccccagcccagtgaGGCACCAAACAAAAACACGGAGCCTGTGGCCCAGGATGGTGGCAGCTTCAAGGCTGAGAATGAGCGGCTCTTTGCAGAG TTCATGGAGTGCTGCGGCCGGCTGACGGAGGAGCACCCGGAGGTGATCCCGTTCCTGGCCAGCCGGCACCAGAAAGCCAGTGCTGAGTTCTTGGCCTCAGCTGAGTTCCGCAACGTGCTGGGACGCTGCTTGACGCGCGTGCAGAGCAGGCGCAGcaaagtctatgtctacattaaCGAGCTGTGCACCGTGCTCAAGGCCCATACGCAGCGCCGCAAGGTGGTGCTCAGCTTGGCTCCTgccacctccagccagcctgAGTCAGCGCCACCTGAGGAGGCGGCAGCAGCTGAGGGCGATGGGCCAGCGGGGCAGCGGGGCGCTGGCTCCAAGAGGCAGATCCGCTACCTGGAGAACCTACTGCGTGTTTTCATGCGGGAGATCcagcggctgcaggagcaggagctggaccTGGCCGAGCTGGACAATGAGAATTCGGCCTACCTGCAAGAGAGCCGGCTCAAGCGCAAGATGATGCACATCTTCGAGCGGCTCTGCCAGCTCAAGCAGTGCAGCAGCCTGACGGGCCGGGTGATCGAGCAGCGCATCCCCTACCGGGGCACCCGCTACCCAGAAGTCAACCGGCGCATCGAGCGCTTCATCAACCGCCCCGACGTCTTCCCTGACTATACGGACATCCTCAAGGTGATCCAGAAGGCCAGTGCCCGCCACAGCCTGGGCCTGGCCAAGCGCCAGATGCGGAACATGGCACTGGATGCCTTCCGGGAAGTGGGCAACCGCCTGCAGGAGCGGCGCCACTTGGACCTGGTGTACAACTTTGGTAGCCACCTTACCGATGAGTACCAGCCCG ACATGGACCCCGCCCGGAGGGATGTCACGCTGGCCCGGAGGCTGCGAGAGAACCGTGAGGTGGCGCTGACACGACTGGACAGTGTCATCGTACACTATgcccagctgcaggaagagagtgaggaggaggagcgTGTCCGCAGGAGAGCAGCCCAGGCCCGGGGCAGTACCACTCCCcggcagcaggaggggctgctgcccccaccctgccctgtggccccagacccaggggaggggcagccctgcacGCAG CCTGCCCACGTCAGCCCCAGCACAAGTACTGCAAGCCACTGGGCTACTGCAGGCATTGAGGATGACCAGGATGAGGACGAGGACTCAGAGGAGGAAGAGCCCTCATCAGACACGGACATcgaggaggagctgcagcagagccaagaagcaggggaggaggaggacgaggatgCTGCCATGCAAG AAGCAGCAGATGAGGACACAGCAGCAGATCAGGAAGACCAGTGCATGGAGCTGGGTCTGGAGCCGCTGCCGTGCTCATCAGGCGGGGAGGATCTGGATgatgaggatgaggaggaggaggatgaagaggagGATGAAGAAGAGGAGTCCCTGCCCCATGCAGAGAGCGAggaacccctgccccccaaggagTCGGAGGAGGAGGGAGCGCTGGCCAGCCCAGTGCAGGAGGAGTTTGTGCTGGAGATTGAGACACTGCCCTTGGAACTCA TGGCTGCATAG
- the DAXX gene encoding death domain-associated protein 6 isoform X3 translates to MATTVDSSIIILEDEEEVPASTSREPPGDTPASPQPSEAPNKNTEPVAQDGGSFKAENERLFAEFMECCGRLTEEHPEVIPFLASRHQKASAEFLASAEFRNVLGRCLTRVQSRRSKVYVYINELCTVLKAHTQRRKVVLSLAPATSSQPESAPPEEAAAAEGDGPAGQRGAGSKRQIRYLENLLRVFMREIQRLQEQELDLAELDNENSAYLQESRLKRKMMHIFERLCQLKQCSSLTGRVIEQRIPYRGTRYPEVNRRIERFINRPDVFPDYTDILKVIQKASARHSLGLAKRQMRNMALDAFREVGNRLQERRHLDLVYNFGSHLTDEYQPDMDPARRDVTLARRLRENREVALTRLDSVIVHYAQLQEESEEEERVRRRAAQARGSTTPRQQEGLLPPPCPVAPDPGEGQPCTQPAHVSPSTSTASHWATAGIEDDQDEDEDSEEEEPSSDTDIEEELQQSQEAGEEEDEDAAMQEAADEDTAADQEDQCMELGLEPLPCSSGGEDLDDEDEEEEDEEEDEEEESLPHAESEEPLPPKESEEEGALASPVQEEFVLEIETLPLELSETPPPSPQTAGGSEATPKVAPLSPEPSETTPLGPPSPENISSQTEHGSLEEPPSLSMKQESGSTGDSGLRTLPSATRRWPSVSKSPLVWPLENGGSIISSTSFNGSTEPPACKRGRRELPCGDRPAWRPSVTRRRSSSCRTRIRNPACPRGLETMWRGGGSGLVCGWCQGEAEAPPSLGAFV, encoded by the exons ATGGCCACCACAGTGGACAGCAGCATCATCATcctggaggatgaggaggaggtgccAGCATCTACATCCAGGGAGCCTCCTGGAGacacccctgcctccccccagcccagtgaGGCACCAAACAAAAACACGGAGCCTGTGGCCCAGGATGGTGGCAGCTTCAAGGCTGAGAATGAGCGGCTCTTTGCAGAG TTCATGGAGTGCTGCGGCCGGCTGACGGAGGAGCACCCGGAGGTGATCCCGTTCCTGGCCAGCCGGCACCAGAAAGCCAGTGCTGAGTTCTTGGCCTCAGCTGAGTTCCGCAACGTGCTGGGACGCTGCTTGACGCGCGTGCAGAGCAGGCGCAGcaaagtctatgtctacattaaCGAGCTGTGCACCGTGCTCAAGGCCCATACGCAGCGCCGCAAGGTGGTGCTCAGCTTGGCTCCTgccacctccagccagcctgAGTCAGCGCCACCTGAGGAGGCGGCAGCAGCTGAGGGCGATGGGCCAGCGGGGCAGCGGGGCGCTGGCTCCAAGAGGCAGATCCGCTACCTGGAGAACCTACTGCGTGTTTTCATGCGGGAGATCcagcggctgcaggagcaggagctggaccTGGCCGAGCTGGACAATGAGAATTCGGCCTACCTGCAAGAGAGCCGGCTCAAGCGCAAGATGATGCACATCTTCGAGCGGCTCTGCCAGCTCAAGCAGTGCAGCAGCCTGACGGGCCGGGTGATCGAGCAGCGCATCCCCTACCGGGGCACCCGCTACCCAGAAGTCAACCGGCGCATCGAGCGCTTCATCAACCGCCCCGACGTCTTCCCTGACTATACGGACATCCTCAAGGTGATCCAGAAGGCCAGTGCCCGCCACAGCCTGGGCCTGGCCAAGCGCCAGATGCGGAACATGGCACTGGATGCCTTCCGGGAAGTGGGCAACCGCCTGCAGGAGCGGCGCCACTTGGACCTGGTGTACAACTTTGGTAGCCACCTTACCGATGAGTACCAGCCCG ACATGGACCCCGCCCGGAGGGATGTCACGCTGGCCCGGAGGCTGCGAGAGAACCGTGAGGTGGCGCTGACACGACTGGACAGTGTCATCGTACACTATgcccagctgcaggaagagagtgaggaggaggagcgTGTCCGCAGGAGAGCAGCCCAGGCCCGGGGCAGTACCACTCCCcggcagcaggaggggctgctgcccccaccctgccctgtggccccagacccaggggaggggcagccctgcacGCAG CCTGCCCACGTCAGCCCCAGCACAAGTACTGCAAGCCACTGGGCTACTGCAGGCATTGAGGATGACCAGGATGAGGACGAGGACTCAGAGGAGGAAGAGCCCTCATCAGACACGGACATcgaggaggagctgcagcagagccaagaagcaggggaggaggaggacgaggatgCTGCCATGCAAG AAGCAGCAGATGAGGACACAGCAGCAGATCAGGAAGACCAGTGCATGGAGCTGGGTCTGGAGCCGCTGCCGTGCTCATCAGGCGGGGAGGATCTGGATgatgaggatgaggaggaggaggatgaagaggagGATGAAGAAGAGGAGTCCCTGCCCCATGCAGAGAGCGAggaacccctgccccccaaggagTCGGAGGAGGAGGGAGCGCTGGCCAGCCCAGTGCAGGAGGAGTTTGTGCTGGAGATTGAGACACTGCCCTTGGAACTCAGTGAGacaccacctccctccccacaaactGCTGGGGGCTCTGAGGCCACCCCCAAGGTCGCTCCCTTGTCCCCCGAGCCCTCTGAGACCACCCCTCTGGGTCCACCCTCTCCTGAGAACATCTCTTCCCAGACTGAGCATGGTTCCCTGGAGGAGCCTCCTAGCCTTTCCATGAAGCAGGAGAGTGGCAGCACAGGGGACTCTGGGCTCCGGACTCTGCCCTCTGCCACGAGAAGGTGGCCATCTGTCTCCAAGAGCCCCCTTGTCTGGCCCTTGGAGAATGGGGGCAGCATCATCAGCTCCACCAGCTTCAATGGCAGTACTGAGCCCCCAGCCTGCAAGAGGGGACGCCGAGAGCTGCCCTGTGGtgacag GCCAGCGTGGCGACCCAGTGTGACCCGGAGGAGATCATCATCCTGTCGGACTCGGATTAGAAACCCTGCCTGTCCCCGGGGCCTGGAGACTATGTGGAGAGGAGGGGGCTCGGGGTTGGTGTGTGGCTGGTGCCAGGGTGAGGCTGAGGCCCCTCCCTCTTTGGGAGCCTTTGTATAA
- the DAXX gene encoding death domain-associated protein 6 isoform X4, with product MECCGRLTEEHPEVIPFLASRHQKASAEFLASAEFRNVLGRCLTRVQSRRSKVYVYINELCTVLKAHTQRRKVVLSLAPATSSQPESAPPEEAAAAEGDGPAGQRGAGSKRQIRYLENLLRVFMREIQRLQEQELDLAELDNENSAYLQESRLKRKMMHIFERLCQLKQCSSLTGRVIEQRIPYRGTRYPEVNRRIERFINRPDVFPDYTDILKVIQKASARHSLGLAKRQMRNMALDAFREVGNRLQERRHLDLVYNFGSHLTDEYQPDMDPARRDVTLARRLRENREVALTRLDSVIVHYAQLQEESEEEERVRRRAAQARGSTTPRQQEGLLPPPCPVAPDPGEGQPCTQPAHVSPSTSTASHWATAGIEDDQDEDEDSEEEEPSSDTDIEEELQQSQEAGEEEDEDAAMQEAADEDTAADQEDQCMELGLEPLPCSSGGEDLDDEDEEEEDEEEDEEEESLPHAESEEPLPPKESEEEGALASPVQEEFVLEIETLPLELSETPPPSPQTAGGSEATPKVAPLSPEPSETTPLGPPSPENISSQTEHGSLEEPPSLSMKQESGSTGDSGLRTLPSATRRWPSVSKSPLVWPLENGGSIISSTSFNGSTEPPACKRGRRELPCGDSGCIEVHSIGSEDEDEDLELPLVGQPPCSSLPDSTRADSPFQSLVSSSQGSPQQGQRFLPKPCKASVATQCDPEEIIILSDSD from the exons ATGGAGTGCTGCGGCCGGCTGACGGAGGAGCACCCGGAGGTGATCCCGTTCCTGGCCAGCCGGCACCAGAAAGCCAGTGCTGAGTTCTTGGCCTCAGCTGAGTTCCGCAACGTGCTGGGACGCTGCTTGACGCGCGTGCAGAGCAGGCGCAGcaaagtctatgtctacattaaCGAGCTGTGCACCGTGCTCAAGGCCCATACGCAGCGCCGCAAGGTGGTGCTCAGCTTGGCTCCTgccacctccagccagcctgAGTCAGCGCCACCTGAGGAGGCGGCAGCAGCTGAGGGCGATGGGCCAGCGGGGCAGCGGGGCGCTGGCTCCAAGAGGCAGATCCGCTACCTGGAGAACCTACTGCGTGTTTTCATGCGGGAGATCcagcggctgcaggagcaggagctggaccTGGCCGAGCTGGACAATGAGAATTCGGCCTACCTGCAAGAGAGCCGGCTCAAGCGCAAGATGATGCACATCTTCGAGCGGCTCTGCCAGCTCAAGCAGTGCAGCAGCCTGACGGGCCGGGTGATCGAGCAGCGCATCCCCTACCGGGGCACCCGCTACCCAGAAGTCAACCGGCGCATCGAGCGCTTCATCAACCGCCCCGACGTCTTCCCTGACTATACGGACATCCTCAAGGTGATCCAGAAGGCCAGTGCCCGCCACAGCCTGGGCCTGGCCAAGCGCCAGATGCGGAACATGGCACTGGATGCCTTCCGGGAAGTGGGCAACCGCCTGCAGGAGCGGCGCCACTTGGACCTGGTGTACAACTTTGGTAGCCACCTTACCGATGAGTACCAGCCCG ACATGGACCCCGCCCGGAGGGATGTCACGCTGGCCCGGAGGCTGCGAGAGAACCGTGAGGTGGCGCTGACACGACTGGACAGTGTCATCGTACACTATgcccagctgcaggaagagagtgaggaggaggagcgTGTCCGCAGGAGAGCAGCCCAGGCCCGGGGCAGTACCACTCCCcggcagcaggaggggctgctgcccccaccctgccctgtggccccagacccaggggaggggcagccctgcacGCAG CCTGCCCACGTCAGCCCCAGCACAAGTACTGCAAGCCACTGGGCTACTGCAGGCATTGAGGATGACCAGGATGAGGACGAGGACTCAGAGGAGGAAGAGCCCTCATCAGACACGGACATcgaggaggagctgcagcagagccaagaagcaggggaggaggaggacgaggatgCTGCCATGCAAG AAGCAGCAGATGAGGACACAGCAGCAGATCAGGAAGACCAGTGCATGGAGCTGGGTCTGGAGCCGCTGCCGTGCTCATCAGGCGGGGAGGATCTGGATgatgaggatgaggaggaggaggatgaagaggagGATGAAGAAGAGGAGTCCCTGCCCCATGCAGAGAGCGAggaacccctgccccccaaggagTCGGAGGAGGAGGGAGCGCTGGCCAGCCCAGTGCAGGAGGAGTTTGTGCTGGAGATTGAGACACTGCCCTTGGAACTCAGTGAGacaccacctccctccccacaaactGCTGGGGGCTCTGAGGCCACCCCCAAGGTCGCTCCCTTGTCCCCCGAGCCCTCTGAGACCACCCCTCTGGGTCCACCCTCTCCTGAGAACATCTCTTCCCAGACTGAGCATGGTTCCCTGGAGGAGCCTCCTAGCCTTTCCATGAAGCAGGAGAGTGGCAGCACAGGGGACTCTGGGCTCCGGACTCTGCCCTCTGCCACGAGAAGGTGGCCATCTGTCTCCAAGAGCCCCCTTGTCTGGCCCTTGGAGAATGGGGGCAGCATCATCAGCTCCACCAGCTTCAATGGCAGTACTGAGCCCCCAGCCTGCAAGAGGGGACGCCGAGAGCTGCCCTGTGGtgacag TGGCTGCATAGAGGTTCACAGCATTGGCTcagaggatgaggatgaggacTTGGAGCTGCCACTCGTGGGCCAGCCACCCTGCAGCTCTTTGCCTGACTCCACCCGCGCTGACTCACCCTTCCAGAGCTTGGtcagcagctcccagggcagcccgCAGCAGGGCCAGCGCttcctgcccaagccctgcaag GCCAGCGTGGCGACCCAGTGTGACCCGGAGGAGATCATCATCCTGTCGGACTCGGATTAG
- the DAXX gene encoding death domain-associated protein 6 isoform X1 — protein MATTVDSSIIILEDEEEVPASTSREPPGDTPASPQPSEAPNKNTEPVAQDGGSFKAENERLFAEFMECCGRLTEEHPEVIPFLASRHQKASAEFLASAEFRNVLGRCLTRVQSRRSKVYVYINELCTVLKAHTQRRKVVLSLAPATSSQPESAPPEEAAAAEGDGPAGQRGAGSKRQIRYLENLLRVFMREIQRLQEQELDLAELDNENSAYLQESRLKRKMMHIFERLCQLKQCSSLTGRVIEQRIPYRGTRYPEVNRRIERFINRPDVFPDYTDILKVIQKASARHSLGLAKRQMRNMALDAFREVGNRLQERRHLDLVYNFGSHLTDEYQPDMDPARRDVTLARRLRENREVALTRLDSVIVHYAQLQEESEEEERVRRRAAQARGSTTPRQQEGLLPPPCPVAPDPGEGQPCTQPAHVSPSTSTASHWATAGIEDDQDEDEDSEEEEPSSDTDIEEELQQSQEAGEEEDEDAAMQEAADEDTAADQEDQCMELGLEPLPCSSGGEDLDDEDEEEEDEEEDEEEESLPHAESEEPLPPKESEEEGALASPVQEEFVLEIETLPLELSETPPPSPQTAGGSEATPKVAPLSPEPSETTPLGPPSPENISSQTEHGSLEEPPSLSMKQESGSTGDSGLRTLPSATRRWPSVSKSPLVWPLENGGSIISSTSFNGSTEPPACKRGRRELPCGDSGCIEVHSIGSEDEDEDLELPLVGQPPCSSLPDSTRADSPFQSLVSSSQGSPQQGQRFLPKPCKASVATQCDPEEIIILSDSD, from the exons ATGGCCACCACAGTGGACAGCAGCATCATCATcctggaggatgaggaggaggtgccAGCATCTACATCCAGGGAGCCTCCTGGAGacacccctgcctccccccagcccagtgaGGCACCAAACAAAAACACGGAGCCTGTGGCCCAGGATGGTGGCAGCTTCAAGGCTGAGAATGAGCGGCTCTTTGCAGAG TTCATGGAGTGCTGCGGCCGGCTGACGGAGGAGCACCCGGAGGTGATCCCGTTCCTGGCCAGCCGGCACCAGAAAGCCAGTGCTGAGTTCTTGGCCTCAGCTGAGTTCCGCAACGTGCTGGGACGCTGCTTGACGCGCGTGCAGAGCAGGCGCAGcaaagtctatgtctacattaaCGAGCTGTGCACCGTGCTCAAGGCCCATACGCAGCGCCGCAAGGTGGTGCTCAGCTTGGCTCCTgccacctccagccagcctgAGTCAGCGCCACCTGAGGAGGCGGCAGCAGCTGAGGGCGATGGGCCAGCGGGGCAGCGGGGCGCTGGCTCCAAGAGGCAGATCCGCTACCTGGAGAACCTACTGCGTGTTTTCATGCGGGAGATCcagcggctgcaggagcaggagctggaccTGGCCGAGCTGGACAATGAGAATTCGGCCTACCTGCAAGAGAGCCGGCTCAAGCGCAAGATGATGCACATCTTCGAGCGGCTCTGCCAGCTCAAGCAGTGCAGCAGCCTGACGGGCCGGGTGATCGAGCAGCGCATCCCCTACCGGGGCACCCGCTACCCAGAAGTCAACCGGCGCATCGAGCGCTTCATCAACCGCCCCGACGTCTTCCCTGACTATACGGACATCCTCAAGGTGATCCAGAAGGCCAGTGCCCGCCACAGCCTGGGCCTGGCCAAGCGCCAGATGCGGAACATGGCACTGGATGCCTTCCGGGAAGTGGGCAACCGCCTGCAGGAGCGGCGCCACTTGGACCTGGTGTACAACTTTGGTAGCCACCTTACCGATGAGTACCAGCCCG ACATGGACCCCGCCCGGAGGGATGTCACGCTGGCCCGGAGGCTGCGAGAGAACCGTGAGGTGGCGCTGACACGACTGGACAGTGTCATCGTACACTATgcccagctgcaggaagagagtgaggaggaggagcgTGTCCGCAGGAGAGCAGCCCAGGCCCGGGGCAGTACCACTCCCcggcagcaggaggggctgctgcccccaccctgccctgtggccccagacccaggggaggggcagccctgcacGCAG CCTGCCCACGTCAGCCCCAGCACAAGTACTGCAAGCCACTGGGCTACTGCAGGCATTGAGGATGACCAGGATGAGGACGAGGACTCAGAGGAGGAAGAGCCCTCATCAGACACGGACATcgaggaggagctgcagcagagccaagaagcaggggaggaggaggacgaggatgCTGCCATGCAAG AAGCAGCAGATGAGGACACAGCAGCAGATCAGGAAGACCAGTGCATGGAGCTGGGTCTGGAGCCGCTGCCGTGCTCATCAGGCGGGGAGGATCTGGATgatgaggatgaggaggaggaggatgaagaggagGATGAAGAAGAGGAGTCCCTGCCCCATGCAGAGAGCGAggaacccctgccccccaaggagTCGGAGGAGGAGGGAGCGCTGGCCAGCCCAGTGCAGGAGGAGTTTGTGCTGGAGATTGAGACACTGCCCTTGGAACTCAGTGAGacaccacctccctccccacaaactGCTGGGGGCTCTGAGGCCACCCCCAAGGTCGCTCCCTTGTCCCCCGAGCCCTCTGAGACCACCCCTCTGGGTCCACCCTCTCCTGAGAACATCTCTTCCCAGACTGAGCATGGTTCCCTGGAGGAGCCTCCTAGCCTTTCCATGAAGCAGGAGAGTGGCAGCACAGGGGACTCTGGGCTCCGGACTCTGCCCTCTGCCACGAGAAGGTGGCCATCTGTCTCCAAGAGCCCCCTTGTCTGGCCCTTGGAGAATGGGGGCAGCATCATCAGCTCCACCAGCTTCAATGGCAGTACTGAGCCCCCAGCCTGCAAGAGGGGACGCCGAGAGCTGCCCTGTGGtgacag TGGCTGCATAGAGGTTCACAGCATTGGCTcagaggatgaggatgaggacTTGGAGCTGCCACTCGTGGGCCAGCCACCCTGCAGCTCTTTGCCTGACTCCACCCGCGCTGACTCACCCTTCCAGAGCTTGGtcagcagctcccagggcagcccgCAGCAGGGCCAGCGCttcctgcccaagccctgcaag GCCAGCGTGGCGACCCAGTGTGACCCGGAGGAGATCATCATCCTGTCGGACTCGGATTAG